From the genome of Elusimicrobiaceae bacterium:
GGTGGGGATGGCAAGTCCCACCGACGCGGCTATCAGCCGGCGGCGTTCTTCGGTGGCGTTGCGGCTTATCACGCAGTGGAGGATCTGTCCGCTGCTGAGTTTTTCAAGCCCCTTGGCTTTAGGGATTACCTTGCAGCTAGGGGGGAAGATGCTGGAAACGGGCACAAGATTGAAACGGGCAATCTGCGCGTCTCTCAAGGCTTCTTCAAAGCTGGCTAGCTTTTCGCGGTGCCGGCCTATTCCTTTTGTGAGGAATATTTCTTTGGGGACGAATGGGCTGTACATAGTGGAAATTATAACAAAAAAACAAAAGACGGCAATATAAAAATTTTCGCCGGCCGGACGCATTATCCGCCCGGCGCGAAAATT
Proteins encoded in this window:
- a CDS encoding arginine decarboxylase, pyruvoyl-dependent, which gives rise to MYSPFVPKEIFLTKGIGRHREKLASFEEALRDAQIARFNLVPVSSIFPPSCKVIPKAKGLEKLSSGQILHCVISRNATEERRRLIAASVGLAIPTDSKHQHGYISEHHSYGEPDEQAGDYAEDLAALMLSTTLGVEFNQDTSWDDKKEIWKMSGKIVRSTNVTQSAIGHEGLWTTVVAAAVFVS